In Pungitius pungitius chromosome 2, fPunPun2.1, whole genome shotgun sequence, a single window of DNA contains:
- the LOC119210618 gene encoding uncharacterized protein LOC119210618 — MEDKPATTFETRSAASCSGKSSSTSSTSKAAAIARAKAEAAKARVAFAEKEMQMKIERARLDASLDILKMEKEAAAAIAEAEVLEAAADTDGEKRSCKIDLLLKPKDPEERTSEYVLQHSVSHRSLQSMPEMEPISEYGLRYATSMPHQDRVVPAPHINQAKDDNTLLPSNVPTQQAVKVEHRTDQTNTAKGKENDGWIRRGGIHDRNHPPAPHHSTPLAGDPHDSQGMTNFVRFFARRELVSTGLLQFDDRPESFRAWRASFLNAIRGLDLSAGEEMDLLVKWLGHESAGHARRIRAVNVNHPERGLAMVWERLEQCYGSPEAVESALFKRLDAFPTIHNKDPQKLRELGDLLMEVLSAKAEGDLPGLAFLDTSRGVNPIAQKLPYNLQEKWINEGTRYKQQNRVPFPPFLFFVDFVCHQATTRNDPSFDLTTFNTAPSKSDKPSPKQSNQRAPISVHKTEVYYPSNAERTEKKTEEPDRQCPIHRKPHPLQRCRSFRGKSLEDRKAFLKDNGICFRCCASTSHLARNCKVSVKCSECESEGHNTALHPGPPPWIVKTTDPAIEHGGEEQSVPADIAALCTSVCGGDLSGRSCSKICLVKVFKSSRPDRAVSLYAILDDQSNRSLARPEFFDLFKEEGPRSPYSLKTCAGVTETAGRRASDYQIKSLDGQLCLPLPTLIECNQIPNNRSEIPTPDSALHHAHLTSVAHQIPELDHKAPILLLLGRDIIRVHKVREQINGPHDAPYAQRLDLGWVIVGDVCLGNVHKPSIVNTFFTSTLENGRPSLFQPCPNRLLIKERYSDSLSKDLIGGYFRDDTDCDKEENHLGCTVFQRTKDDNKTSLSIEDKAFLKIMEQGLQKDDANYWVAPLPFKSQRRRLPNNRAQALKRLSALKRNFGRKPEMRDHFLSFMEKIFQNDHAEIAPPLKEEEERWYLPTFGVYHPKKPGQIRVVFDSSAQYEGVSLNDVLLTGPDLNNTLLGVLIRFRKESIAVTADIQQMFHSFLVREEDRDFLRFLWFEDNDLHKDIIEYRMKVHVFGNSPSPAVAIYGLKRSAQDGEADFGLDVKQFIDRDFYVDDGLKSLPSEEAAISLLKRTQETLACSNLRLHKIASNSSEVMRAFPSQDYANNLKDLELGTDTLPTQRSLGIIWELETDTFTFQVVDEDKPYTRRGVLSTVNSLYDPLGFVAPVTIQGKAILRELTMEVGDWDSPLPPDKGKLWTAWKASISQEHMHQCPSLKLNEHTIPRLELCAAVLAVELAELVTSEINVDPDAVHFYTDSKVVLGYIYNETRRFYVYVSNRVQRIRRSTRPEQWHYVPTELNPADYATRAVPAAQLKDTTWLTGPAFLTNHEPSLSKEDISEVADPKLDPEVRPQVSTLSTAASNAQLGSRRFEKFSSWRPLTHAVTRLIHVARLFKKTSALGPSKCKGWHYCQAAYTVEELSKSKDLIIRTVQQENYAAELECLENQEEIPENSTLKKLDPFIDSNGLLRVGGRITEAELEIDEKNPLIIPGNHHITRLLVRHHHEQTRHQGRLFTEGAIRTAGLWIVGMRRQVSSVIYKCVTCRKLRGTFLSQKMANLPADRLSIEPPFTNVGLDVFGPWSILARKTRGGHSNKKRWAVIFTCLSIRAVHFEVIESLDTSSFVNALRRFISIRGPVKHIRSDRGTNFIGACKELKVPSNVDSFRVTRYLAEQGCTWTFNPPHSSHMGGVWERMIGIARRIMDSMFQQERSSKLTHETLATLLAEVAAIINARPLGPISVDPADPMILTPSTLLTQKVGPFPAPSGQFDTKDLYKRHWRQVQVLADVFWNKWRKQYLSTLQTRSKWHSSKPNIDAGSIVLVKDSQAERNEWPMALVTKVFPSKDRKVRSVEIKISKQDGTKLFLRPVTDLVLLLSEEDYKSQ, encoded by the exons ATGGAAGATAAACCAGCAACCACGTTTGAGACCAGGTCCGCCGCCTCATGCTCTGGGAAAAGCTCAAGCACTTCATCAACAAGTAAAGCAGCAGCCATTGCACGTGCTAAGgcagaagcagcaaaagcaCGAGTTGCATTCGCtgaaaaggaaatgcaaatgaagataGAGAGGGCCCGCTTAGATGCGTCACTAGACatattgaaaatggaaaaagaagcagcagctgccatTGCCGAGGCAGAGGTCCTCGAGGCAGCCGCAGACACCGATGGGGAAAAACGCAGCTGCAAAATAGACCTCCTACTCAAGCCTAAAGATCCTGAAGAGCGTACCTCCGAATATGTACTTCAACATTCCGTATCACACAGAAGCCTTCAGTCAATGCCAGAAATGGAACCCATTAGTGAGTACGGGTTAAGATATGCAACTTCTATGCCGCATCAAGATAGAGTcgttccagctccacacattaACCAAGCGAAAGACGACAACACCCTCCTTCCAAGTAATGTTCCTACACAACAGGCAGTGAAGGTTGAACATAGAACAGACCAGACCAATACTGCTAAAGGGAAAGAGAATGATGGTTGGATCAGGAGAGGAGGAATACATGACCGCAACCATCCACCAGCTCCCCACCACAGCACTCCATTAGCAGGTGACCCACACGACAGTCAAGGCATGACAAACTTTGTGAGGTTCTTTGCTCGCCGTGAACTTGTTAGCACTGGACTACTACAGTTCGACGATCGTCCTGAAAGCTTCAGAGCCTGGCGAGCTTCATTCCTCAATGCAATCAGAGGCCTAGACCTGTCAGCTGGGGAGGAGATGGACCTCTTAGTCAAATGGCTAGGACACGAGTCTGCTGGACATGCAAGGCGGATCAGGGCGGTTAATGTAAACCACCCTGAAAGAGGTCTTGCAATGGTGTGGGAAAGACTGGAGCAGTGTTATGGATCACCAGAGGCCGTAGAGAGTGCACTCTTCAAGAGACTCGACGCGTTCCCCACAATACATAATAAAGATCCTCAGAAGTTGAGAGAGCTGGGAGATCTGTTGATGGAGGTTCTTTCCGCCAAGGCTGAGGGAGATCTGCCGGGCCTAGCCTTCCTGGATACTTCCCGTGGCGTTAACCCCATTGCACAAAAGTTACCCTATAACCTGCAGGAGAAATGGATAAACGAAGGCACGCGGTACAAGCAACAGAACAGAGTACCATTTCCaccatttctcttctttgtggACTTTGTCTGCCATCAAGCAACCACTAGGAATGACCCTAGCTTTGACCTCACCACGTTCAACACGGCCCCGTCCAAATCAGACAAGCCTTCCCCCAAACAAAGCAACCAGAGAGCACCTATTTCAGTCCATAAAACCGAGGTGTATTATCCCTCTAATGCCGAGAGGACTGAAAAGAAGACCGAGGAGCCCGATAGGCAGTGCCCCATACATAGGAAGCCTCACCCTCTGCAAAGATGTCGCAGTTTTAGAGGGAAATCTCTTGAAGACCGAAAGGCTTTTCTCAAAGACAACGGGATATGTTTCAGATGTTGCGCATCAACATCACATCTTGCCAGAAACTGCAAGGTCAGTGTGAAATGctcagagtgtgagagtgaaggtCACAACACAGCTTTACATCCTGGACCTCCGCCCTGGATCGTTAAGACCACAGACCCTGCCATAGAGCATGGCGGGGAGGAACAAAGTGTTCCCGCGGACATTGCAGCCCTGTGTACGAGCGTCTGTGGTGGAGACCTAAGTGGCAGGTCGTGCTCCAAGATCTGTCTTGTTAAAGTCTTTAAATCAAGTCGCCCAGACAGAGCAGTAAGCCTATACGCTATCCTCGACGACCAAAGTAACAGGTCATTGGCTCGGCCAGAGTTCTTTGACCTCTTCAAGGAAGAAGGGCCCAGGTCGCCTTACTCCCTGAAGACATGTGCAGGAGTGACAGAGACAGCTGGAAGACGGGCAAGTGATTACCAAATCAAATCTCTGGATGGTCAGTTGTGTCTACCTCTCCCTACACTCATCGAATGTAATCAGATCCCTAACAATAGATCAGAAATCCCCACTCCAGATTCTGCACTTCACCATGCTCACCTTACATCTGTAGCTCATCAGATTCCTGAACTCGACCACAAAGCTCCTATCTTGCTTCTTCTAGGAAGGGACATCATAAGAGTGCACAAGGTTAGGGAACAGATCAACGGGCCCCACGACGCGCCCTATGCTCAGAGGCTCGACTTAGGGTGGGTCATCGTTGGAGATGTCTGTTTGGGAAACGTTCATAAACCATCCATCGTGAACACCTTCTTTACAAGCACGCTAGAGAATGGTCGCccatctctctttcaaccttgtCCCAACCGGCTCCTCATCAAAGAAAGATACAGCGACTCTCTGTCAAAAGACCTCATCGGGGGATACTTCAGAGATGATACCGACTGTGACAAAGAGGAGAATCACCTCGGGTGTACGGTATTCCAAAGGACGAAAGACGATAATAAAACGTCTCTCTCGATTGAAGACAAGGCCTTCCTAAAGATAATGGAACAAGGACTTCAGAAGGATGATGCTAACTACTgggtagcacccctccccttcaAGTCACAGAGACGACGCCTTCCCAACAATCGAGCACAAGCACTAAAACGTCTCTCTGCACTCAAGCGCAACTTCGGCAGGAAACCAGAAATGAGAGACCATTTCCTTTCATTCATGgaaaaaatattccaaaatgaCCATGCGGAGATTGCTCCTCCtctgaaggaagaagaagaacgttGGTACCTCCCAACCTTTGGCGTCTACCACCCGAAGAAACCAGGTCAGATTCGGGTGGTATTCGATTCCAGCGCACAATATGAAGGGGTTTCGCTGAATGATGTACTTTTAACAGGTCCAGATCTTAACAACACCCTTCTCGGAGTCCTGATTCGTTTCAGAAAAGAGTCCATTGCGGTTACAGCGGATATACAGCAAATGTTTCACTCCTTTCtggtcagagaggaggacagggactTCTTGAGATTCCTTTGGTTTGAGGATAACGACCTTCACAAGGACATCATTGAATACCGGATGAAAGTGCACGTTTTTGGCAACAGCCCCTCTCCAGCTGTCGCTATCTACGGCCTTAAACGTTCAGCGCAAGATGGCGAGGCTGACTTTGGGTTGGATGTCAAGCAGTTTATAGACCGTGATTTCTACGTGGACGATGGCTTGAAGTCACTGCCCTCTGAAGAAGCTGCCATCAGCTTGCTCAAAAGAACACAAGAAACACTTGCCTGCTCGAACCTCAGGTTACATAAAATCGCATCAAATAGCAGCGAAGTAATGAGAGCCTTTCCCTCCCAAGACTACGCAAACAACTTGAAGGATCTGGAGCTTGGCACAGACACGTTGCCAACGCAACGTAGCCTTGGAATCATTTGGGAGCTCGAGACGGATACGTTTACATTTCAGGTTGTAGACGAAGATAAGCCATACACTCGTCGGGGTGTCCTGTCTACAGTTAACAGTCTATACGACCCCCTGGGATTTGTTGCCCCAGTTACCATCCAAGGCAAAGCTATCCTTCGTGAGCTCACCATGGAAGTGGGCGACTGGGACTCCCCATTACCTCCTGATAAAGGGAAGCTGTGGACAGCATGGAAAGCCTCCATATCCCAAGAACATATGCACCAGTGTCCCTCTCTGAAGCTCAACG AACATACAATACCGAGATTGGAgctgtgtgcagcagtgttgGCAGTGGAGTTAGCCGAGCTCGTCACCTCAGAAATAAATGTTGACCCGGATGCCGTACATTTCTACACGGACAGCAAGGTCGTGTTAGGCTACATCTACAATGAGACTAGACGGTTCTACGTCTACGTAAGCAATAGAGTACAGCGCATACGAAGATCAACGCGGCCCGAACAGTGGCACTATGTCCCCACCGAGCTCAACCCAGCAGATTATGCAACGAGAGCAGTCCCCGCAGCTCAATTAAAGGATACCACATGGCTGACAGGGCCAGCCTTTTTGACAAACCACGAACCTAGTCTTTCCAAGGAGGATATCTCTGAAGTTGCAGATCCAAAATTGGATCCAGAAGTTCGACCTCAAGTGTCTACTCTGAGCACTGCTGCCTCAAACGCCCAGCTTGGATCACGACGCTTCGAGAAGTTTTCAAGCTGGAGGCCATTGACTCATGCTGTTACTCGCTTGATCCACGTGGCTCGACTCTTCAAGAAAACATCAGCATTAGGACCAAGTAAATGCAAAGGCTGGCATTACTGCCAGGCGGCATACACTGTGGAGGAGCTCTCTAAATCCAAAGATCTCATTATTCGTACAGTGCAGCAGGAGAACTATGCCGCAGAGCTTGAATGCTTGGAGAACCAGGAAGAAATCCCAGAAAACAGCACTCTTAAGAAACTGGATCCATTCATCGATAGTAATGGCTTATTGAGAGTCGGAGGCCGGATCACAGAGGCAGAATTGGAAATTGATGAAAAGAACCCCCTAATAATTCCTGGTAACCACCACATCACAAGGTTACTTGTGCGTCACCACCATGAACAGACACGTCATCAAGGGCGCCTTTTTACAGAGGGTGCTATTCGCACTGCTGGCCTGTGGATAGTTGGAATGAGAAGACAAGTAAGCAGCGTCATCTACAAGTGTGTCACATGCCGCAAACTCCGTGGCACATTCCTCTCCCAGAAAATGGCCAATTTACCTGCAGATAGGCTAAGCATCGAGCCTCCCTTCACGAATGTTGGTTTGGACGTGTTTGGGCCCTGGTCCATTCTCGCACGGAAAACAAGAGGTGGCCACTCTAACAAAAAACGTTGGGCAGTGATCTTTACCTGTCTGAGCATAAGGGCAGTGCACTTTGAGGTCATTGAGTCTTTGGATACTTCAAGCTTTGTAAATGCCCTCAGACGGTTCATTTCCATCCGCGGTCCAGTGAAACATATCCGCTCGGATAGAGGCACCAATTTCATCGGGGCCTGTAAGGAGCTCAAGGTCCCATCAAACGTAGATAGTTTCCGTGTGACGAGGTACCTAGCTGAACAGGGCTGCACATGGACATTTAACCCACCTCACTCCTCTCACATGGGCGGCGTATGGGAGAGGATGATAGGCATAGCCCGGAGAATCATGGATTCCATGTTCCAGCAAGAAAGATCCTCAAAGCTCACTCACGAGACTCTCGCGACTCTTCTGGCAGAAGTAGCAGCCATCATAAACGCTAGACCCTTGGGTCCAATATCCGTTGATCCTGCGGATCCAATGATACTCACCCCTTCTACTCTTCTCACGCAGAAGGTGGGCCCTTTTCCTGCTCCTTCCGGTCAGTTTGACACTAAGGATCTCTATAAGCGGCACTGGCGTCAGGTTCAAGTCCTTGCAGATGTTTTCTGGAACAAATGGAGAAAGCAGTACCTTTCTACATTGCAGACTCGAAGTAAATGGCATTCCAGCAAGCCAAACATTGATGCTGGAAGTATTGTCCTTGTGAAAGACTCCCAAGCCGAAAGGAATGAATGGCCAATGGCATTGGTCACTAAGGTATTCCCAAGCAAAGATAGGAAGGTCCGCAGTGTGGAGATCAAGATCTCCAAACAAGATGGAACCAAGCTCTTCCTTAGGCCTGTCACCGACTTAGTCCTCCTGCTCTCCGAAGAAGACTACAAGAGCCAGTAG